From the Bacteroidota bacterium genome, the window TGCAGTTTGCAGAGAACCTCGGACTCCGTTCGGTGCGGATTACACCGGTGCGGTCGACCAGGGCGACATTCTCGACGCGAGACGGGTTCGAGGCATGCAACTTTATCGCGAAGTCGGCACGCTCGGCGACAATCTGTCGATCGACGGGCGAAACCTCGATCCGCGTTGAACTCGCCCTCGATGGCTCCGGGGAATACGCCATATCGACGGGGATCGGGTTCTTCGATCACATGCTGGCCCAGCTCGCGCGCCATTCGCGGATCGATTTGAAGGTGGAGACCATCGGGGACCGGAACGTCGACGAGCATCACACGGTTGAGGACACCGGCATCGTGATCGGACAGTCGCTCCGGGAGGCGTTGGGCGAGAAGCGGGGCCTCGAGCGCTATGGTTTTGCCGCACCGATGGATGAAGCCCGGGCCGAAGTGTCGATCGATCTGAGCGGGCGAAGTTACTGCTCCCTTCGCTGTAATTTCCGCAGGGAGAGGGTGGGTGAGCTGCCGACCGAACTCGTGGAAGATTTCTTTCGTGCCTTTGCCGACGGTTTGGGGGCGACGGTGCATATCTCCTGCACCGGCCGCAACGATCATCACAAAATCGAAGCAATCTTCAAGGCGGTGGCAAACGCGCTGCGATATGCCGTGCGCGTCGATCGCCGCCTCCTGAAACTATTGCCGACGACGAAAGGAACCTTATGATCGGCGTCGTCGACTATGAAGCCGGGAACATCGCTTCCGTCTCCAATGCGCTTTCGCAGATCGGGACCGGATTCCTGGTGAGCAACGACCCGGGGCAGCTTGCTTCATGCGATGGGGTCATCCTCCCCGGAGTCGGGGCGGCGCCTGCGGCCATGGCATCGCTGCGCGAACGGAATCTCCTTGAATTTTTGGCAACCCTCGATATTCCTTTTCTGGGTATTTGCCTCGGGATGGAGCTGCTCTACCACTATTCGGAGGAAGGGGACACCCCCTGCCTGGGTGTGTTGCCGGGGTCAGTGCGCAAGATCGACGAGTCGGCCTGCAAAGTTCCCCACAT encodes:
- the hisB gene encoding bifunctional histidinol-phosphatase/imidazoleglycerol-phosphate dehydratase HisB, whose protein sequence is MKKVVFVDRDGTIVVEPRDRQVDSLEKVEFVPGIIGGLRLLVDSGFTLVMVSNQDGLGSRSYPSKSFKLVQAKILGLLAGEGINFERIFVCPHRPAEGCECRKPKIGLVDGYLKRSAVDRNRSFVLGDRETDVQFAENLGLRSVRITPVRSTRATFSTRDGFEACNFIAKSARSATICRSTGETSIRVELALDGSGEYAISTGIGFFDHMLAQLARHSRIDLKVETIGDRNVDEHHTVEDTGIVIGQSLREALGEKRGLERYGFAAPMDEARAEVSIDLSGRSYCSLRCNFRRERVGELPTELVEDFFRAFADGLGATVHISCTGRNDHHKIEAIFKAVANALRYAVRVDRRLLKLLPTTKGTL
- the hisH gene encoding imidazole glycerol phosphate synthase subunit HisH, which encodes MIGVVDYEAGNIASVSNALSQIGTGFLVSNDPGQLASCDGVILPGVGAAPAAMASLRERNLLEFLATLDIPFLGICLGMELLYHYSEEGDTPCLGVLPGSVRKIDESACKVPHIGWNRVEFLGTHAIFEPEGRSEYYYFAHSYAARVDASTAGVVDCGIRLAAAVSNGNYFGVQFHPEKSGSAGLRLLKNFDALCKSYRR